TGGCCTATGTGGATCAAGGTTACACAGGAGAGCAGCCCGCCGAAGCTGCCCAAACAGAGGGCATCAGGCTGGAAGTGGTGAAACTTCAAGAAGCCAAGAAGGGCTTTGTGTTACTGCCCAGGCGCTGGGTGGTAGAACGCTCATTTGCCTGGTCAGCGCGGTTCCGGCGTCTGGCAAGAGACTATGAACGGTTGACGACTTCCCTAGCAGGCATCCACTGGCTGGCCTTTGCCGTGCTGATGCTTAACTCCCTCTTCTCAAGAGTTCATAACACGCTCTAAACAATTAGCCTTGTTTTCATGGTTTGCGATATTGATATTTGGACATCTGTGGATCGCCGATCAACGTGCTATTGATGGCCGTTATTCCCGGCGAGAGAACTGTGCTGATAATCTGATTCCGGTCTCCATTCCTCTTTGCCTTGGAGATTAAATCTGTTTCATCAATAATAACCAAGCCTTCCTTGGCTGGCGGTCCATACGTCATGTCTCCATCAATGACGAATGTGTAGTATCCTGATGGGCTATAGCTGAAGTCGCCTCCTGTAAGGCTTATTTGCTCAACCTGGCGGCTATCTTTCTGGCTTTGCTGAATCGCGGAATCAACGGCATGATCACGCGCAGCATGGGCAAAAATAGACACAGACCTTCCACCATGCACGTTGTACGGACGGTATTCAGTTTGGAATGACAGTGTGTTGCCTGCCTGGGAAGTTACTTTGAAGCTCGATTGTGTCGCGCATGAACTTAGGCAAAAAATCGAATAAACAATAAGGGCAAATAAACGTGTCATACACCAAGCTCGATTATCCAAAACGTTCGAGATAAAAACAGCTTACCATAAAGGGTAAGTCGAGATCAGCCGATGTGTCAACCTCACAAGCCTTGATTAGCCCTAGAGCCAAAAACTCAGGGCCAATCTCTGGAATTTTCTTCAGAAACATGGCACACGAAAGATGCATCCCTTGACCTTGCCCTGAATAAGTCGGTCAAGGACACATCAGCCAAGAAACTACAGCTCAGTTTCCCCTTTGCACACAATTACCCCTGCGCCAGTCTCTTCCATGTCCCAAGTCGAATCCACCTCCGAGCCCCGTTACGCTGTCGCCCAGTTGGATGAGATCACGCCGACGCCTTGTCCCTGTGGGCAGGCGCGGCGGGCGTTTAAGGAGCCTTGGAACAATCTGGCGACGGTGCACCTGACGGACATCCATGCGGATGCGAAGCTGCACTATCACAAGAACATGACGGAGATCTACATCGTCCTTGAGGGCGAGGGGTATCTGGAACTGGATGGGGAGAAGATCCCGCTGAAGCCGATGACCAGTGTGATGATCCGCCCCGGCTGCGTGCATCGCGCGGTGGGGAATCTGCGCATCATCAATGTGCCCATGCCGCCCTTTGATCCGGCGGATGAGTTCGAGGTGGAAGGGTAGGGGAGAGCTGGGGAGTTTGCGGTTGTTTGCCGTGGTTGAACGATGGTTAGCGCTTGTTTTGAAGAACGGAACCCACCAACTTATTAAATCGACGGCTCCGAATGGTACGAAGGCATGATGGACTCCCCTGGCCGCACCCCCTCTCTTCGCGGCTTCGCCGCCATTTGAAGGCGGCGGACAAGAGTGTCCGCGCTGCTTCCATCCATTTCCTCGATGGGTTCCTGAATCACTTAGGATGTCGAATCCATCGCTGGTTAGGCTTAACGCCTCAGCCCCTGCACGCGGGATTGCAGATCTTCCAGCACGGGGGCGAGTTCCATCTTCGTTTTGAGTGGAGCGGCACGTAAAAACAGCACCGGGTCTTCAGACACCATCATGTCCATGAACTCACGATCTTGATCGGAGAGACGGTCGCCGTCGGGCGTGCGCCCACGCAAGTTCTTGAGGTCATTGCGCATGCGCATCACCAGTCGCTTGCGCTCCTCGGTGGGCAGGAGTTTGAGACCGCGATCCAGATTGTCCAGATGTGGGTCCACGGTGCGGTTCACATACTCCTTTTGTTCTTCCTCGGTAAGAGAGGTGAAGAATTTATCCAAGACCTCCTGCCCTTCTTCGCGGAGGCGACGGCGTTGAGACACATCCAGGCGATTCTGATTCGTGATCAAACGATCCAGATACAGATGCCGTGATTCATAGGTGCCTTCATCCCCATGCAGCCAAGGGGCTTCCTCCGCCAGAGCGATGACCTTTTCTGGCCACGAGACAAGAGGATCGGTCTGCTTCATGACGATGGCGACTCCACTCCAGATCAGGATCAGGAGTCCCCCTGCAATCAGCCAGACACGACGGCGTTTCATGCTTTGCGACGGAAGCGTTTGGTGAGAATGCCGAGGAACTCACCGGCTTCTTCCACCCGCAGCTTCTGAGTGACCAAGAAATAAACGCCGGCGGCGACAGCGATGGTGAGGCTAAGGGTGATGAACTGGGTGAGGAAATTCATTTCTGCCCAGTTGGCCAGAACGGTGTTCTGGGCACCGATGCAGACGGCTCCCATGAAGAGGATGCCCGTGCCGAGTTTCAGTAGGGCTTGCACGAGGGAGCGCGTTTCCAACCCGTGAGCAAACTTGCGCATGCACAGATACAGCGTGCTGAAGTTGACAGCCAAACCCAAAGCAGTCGCCCAGGAAAGGGCGGTGTGATCCCACTTCAACACAAACACCGTGGTGTAATTCAGTACCACATTCAGCACGATGATGCCGATGCTGATGAGCATGGGAACGAAACGTTTATCAATGGTGTAAAACGCGGGCTGCAAGACCTTGATGGCCGAGTAGAAAACCAATCCGAAAGCGTAAGCCTGAAGCGGACCGGCGGTCATTTTCACATCATAAGCGGTGAATTTGCCATGCTCAAAAAGGATGGAGATGATAGGCTCACCCAACAAAGAAAGGCCCACGGCACAAGGAAGCGTGAGGAAGAGCACCAACCGTAAGCCTTTGGCCAGAGCGCCGCGGAAGGCCGGGGTAATCCCCTCCGTAGCAAGACGGGAGAGCATCGGCAGGGTGACCGTGGCCACCGCAACCCCGAAAAGGCCTAACGGCAATTGCTGCAAGCGCTGCGCGTTAGCCAACCAGGCGAGAGAGGATTCCTTGCCTGGAGTGTAAGAAGCAAAGATGGAGTTCAGAAGCACGGTGATCTGGGTGCCGCTCGCCGCTAGCATGGACGGCCACATGAGATGCAGGACATCGCTAACACCCTTGTCCTTCCAGCCAAAATCGAGGCCGAAACGGAAGCCCACCTTCTTCAAGGACGGAAGCTGGATGGCGAGCTGCAAGACACCGCCAATCAGCGTGCCGATGGCGAAGCCGGTCAGACCTTTTTCCGTGATGTTCCCCGTCCGAAAACCGGGATCGATCACCCAGGCTAAAACCACACCGCCGACGATGCAGCCGAGGTTAAAGAAGGCCGAGGCTACCGCTGGAATGAAGAAGACTTTCTTCGAGTTCAACATCCCCATCACCAGAGCCGTCACCGAGACGATGGCGATGAAGGGATACATGATCTGTGCCAGCCACGTGCCGAGCACTTTCGCTTCCTCAGACAAACCCGGTGTGAGCAGACGAAACAGATAGGGTGCCAGCACAACGCCAGCGACCGCTACCATGCTCATGAAGCAGATGGAGAGGGACAGCATTTTGCGCCCGAGCACCCAAGCGGCTTCATCACCTTCATTTTTGATCTTCTTGGAGAAAGTGGTGACAAAAGCCGTCGAAAGCGCGCCTTCAGCGAAGAGATCGCGCAGCATGTTGGGCGTGCGGAAGGCGGCCGTGAAGATACCTGTAAAAGCGGAACCAAAGAGACCATTGAGAAGCTGATCTCTCACCAAGCCAAGAACCCGGCTGCACAGGATGGCGATGGATACGATGCCGGTGCTGCGTGCCTGGGCTCCGGTGTCTTTTTTCTCTTCACTCATATAAACAGATGCGGCGGCCACCTTGGAAGGGTGCCGCCACACGTGCAAAGACAATCCTGTGAAGACTTAGGGATCGGTCAAGTTGGGTGCCCACATGCCTTTTTCCTGCACAGGAGGTGTCACGCCATCAGCTGGATAGGTGGTCTTGACGATGCCCCCCAGTTGGGTGGACAGTTCGGCAACGGTGGCCGCGTGTTCGGGTTTGTCGGCCAAGTTGGTCAGTTCCTTGGGATCGGCGTCGTGGTCATACAGTTCCCGTCCAGCCTTTCCTTCGTCCCACTCGGTGTAGCGCCAGCGGAGGGTGCGCAGGCTATAGCCAAAGATCTTTTTGCCTTCACGACCGACCGCGGGGCTGGCTCCCTTTTTCTTGCCCGCGCCCGCGCCACCACGCATGACTTGGCTGATCACCCAGCCGCGGCCTTCCACCTTGGGGTCTTTGAGCATGGGAACCAAACTCTGTCCCTGAAGGTTCTCTGGAGCTTTGACTCCCGCCAACTCGGTGAGCGTTGGATAAAGGTCGATCAATCCCACGGGTGCCTGTGCCACCCCCCCCTTGGAAATGCCAGGGCCCGCCATGATCAAAGGAACGCGGGCGCTTTCTTCAAAGAGGCTCTGTTTCTGCCACAGGCCGTGCTCGCCCAAATGGTAGCCATGGTCACTGGTGAAGACGACGATGGTGTTCTCACTGAGACCCAGACGATCGAGGGCATCTAGCACCACCCCGGCCTGGGCATCCATGAAGCTGATGCTGGCATAATAAGCCTGGATGCACTCGCGGCGCAGATCATCCGTAAGCCTATCCTGCTCCTTCTTGTAGCTGCCGAGGCCTGGGGCGGGGATGTCGGCTTGATCTTCCTTCCACCCTTGCACCACCGGCATGTTTTCCCGGGGATAACCTTCGAAGTAGGTCTTGGGGGCGATGTAAGGGGTGTGCGGACGGAAGAAGCCAAGGGCCAGAAAGAAGGGGCGTGATTTGTCTTTCGCGCAGCGCTCCAGCACCCATTCCGCTTCATGAGCCATTTTGCCGTCGGTATGTTTCTCGTCAGGGTTGGAGGAGGCGAACCAGCTCAGCGTGCCGCCATAGCTGCCGGGGATTAGGCTGAAAGCTTGATCCATGTCTTCCATGCGATCCACCCCGGTGGGGTTGATTTCCATTTCCCAGGAACCGGGATCGTCATGACCGTTGGTGCCGATGGAGAGGGGCACATTGTAGTGATAGAGTTTGCCGATGCGCGCGGCAAAATAACCATCCAACCGAAAGGCCTGTGGCAGGCTTTTTTGACTCGGGATGGTCTGACGAAAGAGCTGGCCATTATTCAAGATGCCGTTGCTGTTCGGATACAAACCCGTGAGCATGGAATTGCGGCTGGGGCCACACAGGGGAAACTGGCAGGCGGCTTTCTCGAAGCGAACGCCACGAGCGGCGAGCTTATCCAGATTCGGCGTCTTCACCAAGGGATGACCGTAGGTGCCGAGGCTGTTATTGAGGTCATCGGCGATGATGAACAGCACGTTGGGTCGGCTGGCATCTGCAGCCATCAGAGAACCGGCGGCGAACACGCCGCAGGCAAGGAGTTGGAGGAGGGGACGCATGGACATCATGGTTGGAGAGGGTGAAACCGGCGCTGAAACGACCCGGAAGCTTTTATTCTCTCGACGGATTTCCTATCCAACCAGGAGGCACTCAGAACCCGGCGGTTAGATTACGGTAGCGCATGGCCTCAGCTTGGGCACTGGGGTCCTTCTTTTTCCCCAGCCCACCGACGTATTCAGAGAACGGTTCATCTTCCTGGGGACACAGAGAGCGCTGCTCGGGATCACTCAAAAGCCAGCGTGCCCAGCGGTAGGCGATGTCACTGTCATCAGGCGCTGCTTTGGGCACCTGGGCCAAAGCGTTGCGTGCCTCCATGAGGCTAACGTTCTGGGCCTTACCGGCTTCAGTGAGGCGGCGTCGAGCCAGTGCTTCAGCGAGGCTGAGGAACCAATCGGGCAGGGGCGAAGTTGGCACCAAGGGCATGGGGAGGGAAAACCAGCCTTGGTCTTGCATGAGATAAACCAGCTCCTGGCTGTCTGCGCTGATGTGGATGTCACGGATGCCCATCCCCTGGCGCAGGCCGGGAGTGAGGGCATCACCGGTATGAGAGTCCCAGACTCGGATTTCCCCTTCGTCCGTGACGGTGGCCAGATAACGGGCATCGGCGCTCAAGGCGAGGGCGTTGACAAACGAGTCATGACGGATGGAAATGCCTGTGGGCCGCCCGGTAGCAACATCCCAAAGCCGCACTTCTTGGTCTCGGCCTGAGGTGGCGGCGAGGCGACCATCTTCTGAGATGGCGACGGCACCCACCGCCGGAGGATGGACGAAGGTCGGTCCTAGAGGTTCATACTGAGCCTTGAGATCATAGACTGTGACGCGACCTTCGGCGTCTGCTGCAGCCAGGAGGCTGGAGGCACGGTTCCAACTGCGTGCGACCGCCTGCTTGATTGCATCGGGGGTATCTTCCCCGTCCATCGGGGTATCCAGGTAGGCTTCGTCTGGCCCAGCCAGATAGCGGCGGGTGGTCATGCGCTGATGCGTGCTCCAGACCTGCACGGCGGGTTCATGACGAGGGGCTACGATCAGCATGGAGCCGTCCGGAGAGACGCTGACCTGTGCGACACTGTGGCGAAGGCGGTGATGCACGCGTTCCCCGGTGACCGTGTTCCACACTTCCATCTCGCCGTGGCGTGAAACACTGGTCACGAGACCTTGTTCGAGAGCTTGTGAGGCGATGAGGATTTCCCCGTCGTGGGTTTGAGCCGGGGTGAGAGGCTGACCTTTCCGCAGGTCCCATGCGTGGAGGTAACCTCGCCCATCACCCACGGTAAGCACGCTGGCATCCCCATTCATGCTCAGACACGTGACCGAAGCAGGGTGCCCGAGAGGGGGCAGCAATTCGGTCTGCGTGCGGAAGTTCCCCACGTGGACGGTGCCGGAGTGAAGGCCGACCGCGATCATCTCGCGTTCCCGGTGGATGGCGAGAGCGGAGATGCCGTCACTGGTTTCAAAGGGGTCACCGATGGTTTTACCCGTGCTGAGGTCCCAGACGACGGCACTGCCTTTGACATCCGCGCTATCGACTTGCTGGGCCACGGCCACCAGAGTGCCCAGGTAATCCATGACGATGTGATTGACCGGAAGATCGGCAGATTTCAGAACCAGGGCTGGGCGCTTCAGTTGATTCATATCCCAAACCTGAATCGTGCCATTTTCACCCCCTACGGCGAGTGTCTGTCCATCGCCGGACAGTGCGAGACTGAGGACTGATTGGGGAAGCTTCGGTTGTAGAGCCAGGCTTGTGCCGTCGGCAAGCGATCGGATCTCCACCTGCCCATCGTCTAGAGCTAGGATGGCGTTTTTACCATCATGAGAAATGCTCAGGCAGGTGGCGATGACCCCTTTCGGCAACTCCTGGTCTCGGCGTTCATGGGTGGTGGTGTCCCAAATGCTGAGGATGGATTTCGAAGCATCGGCCGTTTTCACGCGAGAGATGGCGATGGCTCGATTCGATTGGCGGCTGAGGCCGACGAGGCGGGCTTCCTGGGCCCCCTCGGGGAGTGCCAACTCAGGGGTGGTGGGGTGTAGCAGGTGAACGTGTTGCAGCAGGCTGAGGAGATTGGTAGCCGCCAGGGTATTGGAGGGATCGGTGCGCAGCGCACGCGTGAGCCAAGCGACGGATTCCGTATAGTCCCGGCGTTCCGTGAGTTGCCGGGCCATCACTTCGTCGGAGCGGGAGTATTCCTTTTTGAGGTTCTGTCCGGCGTCTTCGGCGGCAATGCGATTCTTTTCGGCTTCGAAATAGAGTGCGGTGCTGGTGATGCCGCCTGAGAGGACGGCGAGGGCAATGGCGACACTCGCCGCCACACCAAACTGGTGACGACGCACGAACTTGCCGATGATGTAGGCACGGCTAGGAGGGAAGGCGCGCACAGGCTCATGCCGGAGAAAGCGTTTGAGATCGTCTCCCAGTTCATCGGCGCTGCCGTAGCGGCGGGCGGGGTCGCGTTCGAGGGCCTTGAGAATGATCCAGTCCAGATCGCCTTTCAGGGAAGGCTCACGCGAGCTCGGCCTGGGAGGATCGCGCTCCACCTGATCGCGCAGGATTTGGTGAAGGGGCTTCTGCGCCAAGTCCATGGGAGTGACCAGGGCCTTGCCAGTGAGCAGTTCCATCAGGATGGCGCCCAGGGCATACACATCGGAGCGGGTATCCACATGGGAACTGCCATGCTCGATTTGCTCCGGGCTGATGTAACCTGGGGTGCCCACGAGTTGATCCATGCCGGTGGCCAGGGTGACGCTGGCATCCTTTTGCTCGAGCACCTTAGCAATCCCGAAGTCAATGACCTTAGGCATGGGCTGCCCATTCTCCTCCATCACCATGACGTTGGACGGTTTCAGGTCACGGTGGATGATCCCTTTCTGGTGAGCGTGATTCACCGCCTGGCAGACCGGGATGAAGAGCTCCAGCCGCTGATTCAGCGTGAGATTCTTTTTGCTGGAGTAGCTGGTGATGGAGCGGCCGCGCACCAACTCCATGACGAAGTAGGGCTGACCGCGTTCAGTTTCACCCGCATCCAGCACGCGGGCGATGTTCGGGTGCTCCATCAGCGCCAGCGACTTACGCTCCGTCTCGAAGCGGGCGATCACCTGCTGGGTGTCCATACCCGCCTTGAGAATCTTCACTGCGACCAGTCGCTGGATGGGCTGCACCTGTTCGGCTTTGAAGACGAGGCCAAAGCCCCCCTCGCCCAGCTTCTCCAGAAGGCGGTAGCGGCCATCCAGCCAGCCGTCATTGTCCTTGAGCAGGTCTGCCGAACGCACCCCATTCCCACGAGTACGATTGGGGATGGTCTGGCTCATCGTCCCACGCACACTTTCGACGACGATGGTTTTATCGGATTCTTCTTCAAGTGAAGGCGTTACACCCACCCTGGGATCAGGGGGCTCCGGAGAGGATGTAAGCGGCTTGTTCACGGCAGGCAGAACAACTAAAGCGGGATTCTACAAGCATGCAGCGGACCCGCGTGCAAACGAAGTTATAAAAACATCTGACCCCATCATCCCCGCTCATTGACGAGGGATCAAGGGAAGAACGAGGCAAGAGGGATGATCGCGGTCAAGGTGCAGCGTATTGACGGCAGTCTCCACGCGGCGGTTGTCATTCAACGGTTCTCCGGTGTTGGGATTGACATCGAATCGTGGAAAATTGCTGCTGCTGATATCCACCCGGATGCGGTGACCCTTTTTGAAAACGTTGCTGGTGGGGTAAAGGCGGATGGTGATGGGATACACTTCACCGGGAGTCATGAGTTTCTCGGTTTTCAGAGATTCGCGGAAACGAGCACGGAGAATACCGTCCGTGACATTGAGGTCGAAGCCGCCGGGCCAATCCGCGCTGGCGGGGTAAACATCCACCAGCTTTGCGGTGAAGTCGGTATCCACGACACTGGAGGAGACCCAAAGTTTGGCCACGATCTCTCCGGTGACTTCCATATCTTCGGTGAGTGGTTCTGACTGAAAGACCAGGATGTCATTGCGAGCTGAGAGGGGCAGGGGTTTGGACCAGTTCCAGATGTGCGGGCCGCCCTTTTGATCCCAACCCCCTTGGAGCATGATGCCGTCTCCACTGGAGATGTTCCCACCGATGGTCGGCACGGGGTTCCGGGGATCGAAGATGTAGCTCGTGTGTGCCGTGGCTGCTGTGGGTTGGTCACGGCTGATCGCACCACCTTCCATGAGATAGAAATTCGTCCACAGGGTGCGCGCCAGGGGCCACTCCTGCTCGTCCCGCCAAGAGCCTCCATGTTTGAGAAGGCCCGCTTCGGTTTTACGGCCATCGCCTGTGCCCATGACGAAGAGACGCACAGGGGTGGCAAAGGGGGCGGTTTTACCGATGCTGTTGTCGAGGCCCTTCAGCCAATGGTCATACCACTCTTTGCGCCAGGCGAGTTCATCAGCCATGGCAGCCTCGGGGCCAAAATCCACTTGGCCGTGGCTGCTCTTGGCCTGGCCCCCGTGGATCCAGGGGCCCATGATCAGGTAAACAGGACTCTTCAGCGTCTTCGACAGTGCGGCGAAGTTTGCCGTCGTGTTGCCTGCCCAGGAGTCATACCAGCCCCCGACGAGGTAAACCGGGATGTCTTTGTAGCTAGCCGTGTTTTCCAAGATGTTGTTCTGGGTCCAGAACGCATCGTTGGCACCATGCTTCATGGCATCGATCAGCCAGCTCTCGTATTCAGGAGCGAGCTTCAGCGGGGTGGTGCCAGCCCGAAGAGGCAAATGGGCTAGGTAATCGAAACGTTGATCCACCATCTCTTTCAGTACGGCGGCCGTGGCGGGATCTTGGGAGGCGGCGCTGCCTTTGGCGGAATTCAGCATGATCCAGTTCCAGAAACGCATCTCGAAAGCACCTGCGTTGCGCATGGACTGCACACCGCAGTTGGAGACCGCATCCACGGGGATCACGGTGGCCAGCTCAGGGGCGCCCTCCAGAGCCATGGCATGCTGGGTGCCGCCGACGTAGGACGTCCCGATCATTCCGATCTTGCCATTGCTCCAAGGCTGCTGGCCGATCCACTTCGCGCAGTCCACCCCATCGCGTCCATCATCGGTCATCCAGTGCCAAGTGCCTTCGCTGGCGTAGCGGCCACGGCAGTCCTGGGCGACGAAAACATAACCTGCCTTTGCGTAATAGAGGCCCAGCTTTTTGGCACCGTCTTTGTTGTAAGGCAGACGCGTGAGGATGACGGGATAGGCCCCTGGCTGCTCGATGCCTTCCTTGGCAGGTAAGTAGATATCCGTGGCAAGCTTTACCCCATCTCGCATGTTCACCATGACATTGGTTTTCACCGCCACATCCGCCTCTTGGGCGACTGCAGCGCAGGTGAGGGTGAAGAGAGCTGCAAGGGAGAGATACCGAAACGTCATGAAGAGAATCAACGCTGGATAAGGAAGCACTTTTGTGGAGAAAGCGGTCATCGAATGGAAAGTATCAGAGCCGGTGATTAGTTAGCTTACCTCATGAGATTGAGATGGGGACGCAGCCTGAGCCTCTTATTCCTGGTCAGCACTCTCCATGCTGCACCCGATATTCTGTTCATCGTTACAGATGATCAAAGGCCTGACACGCTGCATGCCTTGGGTAACGAAACGATTCACACACCGAACCTGGATCGCTTAGCGGCTCACGGCACAGCTTTCACACGGGCCTATGCGGGCTATCCCATCTGTCATGTCAGCCGGGCCGAGATGCTGACAGGCTGCACGCCCTTCCGGGCCTGTCAGCAGTATCCGTCAGGAGTAATCAATCCTGCCTTGAAGACGATGGCGCAGACTTTCCGAGAGGCTGGGTATCACACGTGGTATTCCGGGAAGTGGCACAATGATGGTCACCCCAAACAACGGGGTTATACTGGCACACGTGGGCTTTACACCAGTGGCGGGGCTATGGGGCTGCCCGAACCCACCGTGGATGAGAGAGGCCATCCGCGCACTGGGTATCGCGGCTGGACCTTCAAGGATGAGGAGGGGAAACCAGAGCTGGATAAAGGCGTCGGCTTAGACCCTGATAACAGCCGCCACATCGCCGAGGGAGCCCTTCAGGCCATCCACGATACACCCTCAGGAGAGTCCATGTTTTTGCATGTGAACTTCGCCTTTCCTCATGATCCGCGCCAATGGCCGACGGATGAAACCCACCGCTATGATCCGGCGAAGCTGAATCTGCCGCGTAATTTTGCGCCCGTGCATCCCTTCGATCATGGCAATCTTCAAGGCAGAGATGAACTGCTGCTGCCCACACCTCGGGATGCTGAGGCGGTGAAAAGGGAACTGGCCATCTACTATGCCATGATCAGTGACGTGGATGCCCAGATCGGCCGCATCATGGGTGCGCTTCAGGAGGTAGGTCGAAAAGATCTCATCGTGGTCTTCACCAGCGATCAAGGACTTGCTCTAGGGAGCCATGGTTTATTGGGCAAACAAAACCAGTATGAGCACAGCATTCGTTCACCGCTTGTGATCTCAGGGCCGGGGTTGCCCGAGGGGCAGAGAAGTGAGGCGCTGGTGGCCTTACGAGATCTCTTTCCCACGCTGTGTGAACTCACCTCGATTCCGATTCCAGCGACCGTTCAAGGGCTGAGTTTGGTGCCTCTTTTGAAAAAGGAAGTGTCTCAGGTGCATAAGTTTGTCACCGGTGCTTTCACCAATACGCAGCGGATGATCTGTGACGGGCGCTGGAAGTTCATCAGCTATCCGCAAGCGAAGCGAAAACAGCTCTTTGATTTGGATGCCGATCCCGATGAGATGCACGATCTCAGTGAACAATCTGAGCACCAGGAGCGAATCACCTCCTTGGAGAAGACATTGCAAAATTGGTTACGCGAACAGGGTGATCCCTTGCTGGTCAGCCCGGGTGCTAAGCGATAACGACAAAGCAGAGGTGGTGAAGGCTCAAGGCTTCACGCGTTTTTCAATGTGAGTGGTATCGAGCACTTCGCCTTTCAGGTTCTTGAATTGAATCGTCACGGGCTGCCCACGGCGGAGAGTCAGTAGCAGGTAGTTGTCTTGCTGGGCAAAGAACTTCGAGCGTGGGTCCTTGTAGGGGCTGCCATCGCCTTTCAGGCAGGTGTTGTAATAGGGGAGGCCGCTTTTGAGCTCGGCCCGATCCGCAAAGTAACCGAACCCGGAGATGAGGGCACTGCCCTTGGAAAACCACTCGTGCCAGAGTCCCTTGGTCTGACTCTCGACCGCCGTCTGCTTTTCATTGATGAGCGTGAAGACAAACCCTTGCGAGCTTTGGCCCATCAGATCGCGATACCAGAGAAACTGCTCCGACTGGGCATCAAAGGGATGGCAGGTCTGCCAAGTGCTGCCGAAGTCACTGATGTGCTGAAGATCGAGGGCGATGAAACGGATATCGAACTCGGGCAGATCCAAGTGCCACTTCCATTCATCACCGGGCAAAGCAAAGAACTCACGGTAAGCTTGGGCCTCGACGTCATAGACCGGGTGTTCAGGAGGCTTGGGACCCCGTGGAGTGATCTCACGATCATGATTGCCCAGGATCGGCATGAACGGAATGGAGCGGAACAAAGCGGGCTGACTGGCGATCAAAGCACTGAAGGCCTTCATGCCCTCGCGACCCTTTTCATGCAAGCTGGCGACATTGTCTCCTGCACTGATGATGAGATGCGGATCATCCTTCATCAAGGCACTGAAATCCGTGACCTTCGAATAACCCCAATCGCCGACAATGACGATGCGGAGCTCGTCTTTGGGGTAACCTTTGAAGGA
Above is a window of Prosthecobacter debontii DNA encoding:
- the murJ gene encoding murein biosynthesis integral membrane protein MurJ yields the protein MSEEKKDTGAQARSTGIVSIAILCSRVLGLVRDQLLNGLFGSAFTGIFTAAFRTPNMLRDLFAEGALSTAFVTTFSKKIKNEGDEAAWVLGRKMLSLSICFMSMVAVAGVVLAPYLFRLLTPGLSEEAKVLGTWLAQIMYPFIAIVSVTALVMGMLNSKKVFFIPAVASAFFNLGCIVGGVVLAWVIDPGFRTGNITEKGLTGFAIGTLIGGVLQLAIQLPSLKKVGFRFGLDFGWKDKGVSDVLHLMWPSMLAASGTQITVLLNSIFASYTPGKESSLAWLANAQRLQQLPLGLFGVAVATVTLPMLSRLATEGITPAFRGALAKGLRLVLFLTLPCAVGLSLLGEPIISILFEHGKFTAYDVKMTAGPLQAYAFGLVFYSAIKVLQPAFYTIDKRFVPMLISIGIIVLNVVLNYTTVFVLKWDHTALSWATALGLAVNFSTLYLCMRKFAHGLETRSLVQALLKLGTGILFMGAVCIGAQNTVLANWAEMNFLTQFITLSLTIAVAAGVYFLVTQKLRVEEAGEFLGILTKRFRRKA
- a CDS encoding serine/threonine-protein kinase, which codes for MNKPLTSSPEPPDPRVGVTPSLEEESDKTIVVESVRGTMSQTIPNRTRGNGVRSADLLKDNDGWLDGRYRLLEKLGEGGFGLVFKAEQVQPIQRLVAVKILKAGMDTQQVIARFETERKSLALMEHPNIARVLDAGETERGQPYFVMELVRGRSITSYSSKKNLTLNQRLELFIPVCQAVNHAHQKGIIHRDLKPSNVMVMEENGQPMPKVIDFGIAKVLEQKDASVTLATGMDQLVGTPGYISPEQIEHGSSHVDTRSDVYALGAILMELLTGKALVTPMDLAQKPLHQILRDQVERDPPRPSSREPSLKGDLDWIILKALERDPARRYGSADELGDDLKRFLRHEPVRAFPPSRAYIIGKFVRRHQFGVAASVAIALAVLSGGITSTALYFEAEKNRIAAEDAGQNLKKEYSRSDEVMARQLTERRDYTESVAWLTRALRTDPSNTLAATNLLSLLQHVHLLHPTTPELALPEGAQEARLVGLSRQSNRAIAISRVKTADASKSILSIWDTTTHERRDQELPKGVIATCLSISHDGKNAILALDDGQVEIRSLADGTSLALQPKLPQSVLSLALSGDGQTLAVGGENGTIQVWDMNQLKRPALVLKSADLPVNHIVMDYLGTLVAVAQQVDSADVKGSAVVWDLSTGKTIGDPFETSDGISALAIHREREMIAVGLHSGTVHVGNFRTQTELLPPLGHPASVTCLSMNGDASVLTVGDGRGYLHAWDLRKGQPLTPAQTHDGEILIASQALEQGLVTSVSRHGEMEVWNTVTGERVHHRLRHSVAQVSVSPDGSMLIVAPRHEPAVQVWSTHQRMTTRRYLAGPDEAYLDTPMDGEDTPDAIKQAVARSWNRASSLLAAADAEGRVTVYDLKAQYEPLGPTFVHPPAVGAVAISEDGRLAATSGRDQEVRLWDVATGRPTGISIRHDSFVNALALSADARYLATVTDEGEIRVWDSHTGDALTPGLRQGMGIRDIHISADSQELVYLMQDQGWFSLPMPLVPTSPLPDWFLSLAEALARRRLTEAGKAQNVSLMEARNALAQVPKAAPDDSDIAYRWARWLLSDPEQRSLCPQEDEPFSEYVGGLGKKKDPSAQAEAMRYRNLTAGF
- a CDS encoding sulfatase, encoding MRPLLQLLACGVFAAGSLMAADASRPNVLFIIADDLNNSLGTYGHPLVKTPNLDKLAARGVRFEKAACQFPLCGPSRNSMLTGLYPNSNGILNNGQLFRQTIPSQKSLPQAFRLDGYFAARIGKLYHYNVPLSIGTNGHDDPGSWEMEINPTGVDRMEDMDQAFSLIPGSYGGTLSWFASSNPDEKHTDGKMAHEAEWVLERCAKDKSRPFFLALGFFRPHTPYIAPKTYFEGYPRENMPVVQGWKEDQADIPAPGLGSYKKEQDRLTDDLRRECIQAYYASISFMDAQAGVVLDALDRLGLSENTIVVFTSDHGYHLGEHGLWQKQSLFEESARVPLIMAGPGISKGGVAQAPVGLIDLYPTLTELAGVKAPENLQGQSLVPMLKDPKVEGRGWVISQVMRGGAGAGKKKGASPAVGREGKKIFGYSLRTLRWRYTEWDEGKAGRELYDHDADPKELTNLADKPEHAATVAELSTQLGGIVKTTYPADGVTPPVQEKGMWAPNLTDP
- a CDS encoding transposase — translated: AYVDQGYTGEQPAEAAQTEGIRLEVVKLQEAKKGFVLLPRRWVVERSFAWSARFRRLARDYERLTTSLAGIHWLAFAVLMLNSLFSRVHNTL
- a CDS encoding cupin domain-containing protein, giving the protein MSQVESTSEPRYAVAQLDEITPTPCPCGQARRAFKEPWNNLATVHLTDIHADAKLHYHKNMTEIYIVLEGEGYLELDGEKIPLKPMTSVMIRPGCVHRAVGNLRIINVPMPPFDPADEFEVEG